In Moritella sp. F3, one DNA window encodes the following:
- a CDS encoding response regulator codes for MKRILAVDDSVSIREMVLFTLKQAGYQVDSAVDGVDGLAKAKTGHFDLIISDINMPRMDGISLISQLRNESAYKFTPILMLTTESGADKKMAGKSAGATGWIVKPFNPEKLIATVQKVLR; via the coding sequence ATGAAACGAATATTAGCTGTAGATGATTCGGTATCCATTCGTGAAATGGTCTTATTCACTTTAAAACAAGCAGGTTATCAGGTCGACTCGGCCGTCGATGGGGTTGATGGCTTAGCCAAAGCCAAGACTGGCCATTTCGATCTTATTATTTCAGATATTAATATGCCACGTATGGATGGTATTAGCTTAATTAGTCAATTACGTAATGAAAGTGCTTATAAATTTACGCCGATTCTGATGTTAACCACAGAATCTGGTGCGGATAAAAAAATGGCCGGTAAATCTGCTGGCGCAACTGGCTGGATCGTAAAACCTTTTAACCCAGAAAAACTCATTGCTACCGTACAAAAAGTATTGAGGTGA
- the plsB gene encoding glycerol-3-phosphate 1-O-acyltransferase PlsB, whose product MQQTPSMLSRSFVNGLVKSQYVPDNPVDALKLDLTRPIVYALKTKSMTDLVALQRACKELGLPDPLTPIKVNGVIIPSHVCLDNPAPLFGKTKNTDVFFDEFQQLLRLHKDDKVLDIQLMPVALFWGRAPGKEGQVPLLSLANSISPSRLRKTLIVGLNRKDNLVRFNNPVSLRFMADQHGSDEKLAQKLIRVAKIHFSRQKLAASGPKLPNRYQLFEQLLRNPEVKKAIQVEIAEHNISAQKAEKRANDYIDEIASDFSYKLVKNTSNFMSWLWNKIYSGIKVNNAEQVRKLAADGHEIVFMPCHRSHMDYLLISYVIYNEGLIPPHIAAGINLNFFPAGPMFRRGGAFFLRRTFKGNKLYATIFREYLSLLFSKGYSVEFFTEGGRSRTGRLLPPKTGMLNMTLQAMLREQNRPITLVPVYLGYDHVMEVSTYVKELSGANKKKESMFQVFGIAKKLKNYGQAFVNFGEPINLNQYLNKHVENWRDDMNMPVEEQPQWLQQTTRDLANKVMVNINSAAAVNSLTICALILHAAPHKALSREILVQQIDSYLKLLRNNPYSEFSTLPENSAEEILDQAISLKKFTVREDSLGQMLSMSYEQAVLLTFYRNNILHLFALPSLIAAIVADTPTTTVEDINAKVCQLYPLIQAELFLKYSKDELSDCINNTLTEMQEQGLINNDNDIVTPVNERLMSLKLLAASIQETLQRYAIVLTVLEHDQVIERTHLEDRSQLIAERLSSLNGVSAPEFFDKKVLTIFIDKLQELHYLSDTGTAKADKISLLANTVRNLTTLEVKQTISDVMLSQQSNNA is encoded by the coding sequence ATGCAACAAACACCGTCAATGTTAAGTCGAAGTTTCGTTAACGGCTTAGTTAAATCTCAGTACGTACCAGATAACCCAGTTGATGCGTTAAAGTTAGATTTAACGCGTCCTATTGTTTATGCTTTGAAAACTAAATCGATGACGGATCTCGTCGCATTACAACGCGCCTGTAAAGAACTAGGCCTGCCCGATCCGCTCACACCAATCAAAGTTAACGGTGTAATTATTCCTAGCCACGTTTGCTTAGATAATCCAGCCCCACTGTTTGGCAAGACCAAAAATACCGACGTATTTTTTGATGAATTCCAACAATTATTACGTTTACACAAAGATGATAAAGTCCTCGACATTCAATTGATGCCAGTAGCATTATTTTGGGGCCGTGCACCAGGAAAAGAAGGCCAAGTGCCACTGCTATCATTAGCTAACAGTATTTCACCAAGCCGCTTGCGCAAAACGTTAATCGTCGGACTGAACCGTAAAGACAACTTAGTTCGCTTTAATAATCCTGTGTCACTGCGTTTCATGGCTGATCAACACGGTAGTGACGAGAAACTCGCACAAAAATTAATTCGTGTTGCGAAGATCCATTTTAGTCGTCAAAAGTTAGCGGCGTCGGGTCCTAAACTACCAAATCGTTACCAATTGTTTGAACAACTATTACGTAATCCAGAAGTAAAAAAAGCGATTCAAGTTGAGATAGCGGAACATAACATTTCAGCACAAAAAGCTGAAAAACGCGCCAACGATTATATCGATGAAATTGCCAGTGACTTCTCGTATAAACTCGTCAAAAACACCAGTAATTTCATGAGCTGGTTATGGAATAAAATATACAGCGGTATCAAAGTAAACAATGCCGAACAAGTGCGTAAACTTGCAGCCGATGGCCATGAAATTGTATTCATGCCTTGTCATCGTAGCCACATGGATTACTTACTTATTTCTTATGTGATTTATAATGAAGGTTTGATTCCACCGCACATTGCTGCCGGTATTAATCTTAACTTCTTCCCTGCTGGGCCTATGTTCCGCCGTGGTGGTGCATTCTTCTTGCGTCGTACATTTAAAGGCAACAAACTTTACGCGACCATTTTTAGAGAGTACTTAAGTTTGCTATTCTCGAAAGGTTATTCGGTTGAATTCTTTACCGAAGGTGGGCGTAGCCGTACAGGACGTTTATTACCACCGAAAACAGGTATGCTTAACATGACGCTACAAGCGATGTTAAGAGAGCAAAACCGACCAATCACCTTAGTGCCTGTATATCTAGGCTACGATCATGTGATGGAAGTAAGCACCTATGTAAAAGAATTGTCTGGTGCCAATAAGAAAAAAGAAAGTATGTTCCAGGTATTTGGTATCGCTAAAAAATTGAAAAATTACGGCCAAGCATTTGTAAACTTTGGTGAACCAATCAACCTGAATCAATATTTAAATAAACACGTTGAAAACTGGCGCGATGACATGAATATGCCTGTCGAAGAGCAACCGCAATGGTTACAGCAAACCACTCGTGATCTTGCCAATAAAGTCATGGTAAATATCAATAGTGCAGCCGCGGTGAACTCATTAACTATCTGTGCACTCATTTTACACGCTGCACCACATAAGGCCTTAAGCCGAGAAATTTTAGTACAGCAAATTGATAGCTACCTAAAACTATTACGCAATAACCCTTATAGTGAATTCAGTACCTTGCCAGAAAATAGTGCAGAAGAAATTCTAGATCAAGCAATATCACTGAAAAAATTCACCGTACGTGAAGATAGCTTAGGACAAATGCTATCTATGTCATACGAGCAAGCCGTATTATTAACTTTCTATCGTAATAATATTCTACACTTGTTTGCGCTACCGTCTTTAATTGCGGCGATCGTGGCAGATACACCGACAACGACAGTCGAAGATATTAACGCTAAAGTTTGTCAACTTTACCCGCTAATTCAAGCTGAACTATTCTTGAAGTACTCAAAAGATGAGTTAAGTGATTGCATTAATAACACGTTAACTGAAATGCAAGAACAAGGATTGATTAACAATGACAATGATATCGTCACTCCGGTGAACGAACGCCTCATGTCATTGAAGCTACTTGCTGCCAGCATCCAAGAAACATTACAGCGCTATGCAATCGTACTAACAGTATTAGAGCATGACCAAGTAATTGAACGGACTCACCTTGAAGATCGTAGTCAGTTGATTGCCGAGCGTCTATCGTCACTCAATGGTGTGAGCGCGCCAGAGTTCTTTGATAAGAAAGTACTGACCATCTTTATTGATAAGCTGCAAGAACTGCATTACTTATCCGATACAGGTACCGCGAAAGCAGATAAGATCAGTCTGTTAGCTAACACTGTTAGAAATTTAACGACGTTAGAAGTAAAACAAACGATCTCAGATGTAATGCTCAGTCAGCAATCTAACAACGCCTAG
- the ubiA gene encoding 4-hydroxybenzoate octaprenyltransferase, which yields MSLMTEKVKDYIQLTRMDKPIGTLLLLWPTLWALWIAAEGLPKLDVLLVFTLGVILMRAAGCVINDFADRHVDGHVKRTENRPMAAGRISSRAALTFFFALTLLAFLLVLTMNTLTIMLSFAAVGLAACYPFMKRYTHLPQVVLGMAFGWAIPMGFAAQLDTVPSYAWLLFVANILWTVAYDTLYAMVDRDDDLKIGIKSTAILFAEKDKLIVGLLQLSSLLCLGMLGWLLVLPSVYFIGLTIVAGLFVYQQTLIVERDRASCFKAFLHNNYVGMVIFISLVLSYL from the coding sequence ATGTCATTAATGACAGAAAAAGTAAAAGATTACATACAGCTTACTCGCATGGATAAACCCATCGGCACCTTGCTATTATTGTGGCCGACGTTATGGGCGTTGTGGATTGCAGCTGAAGGATTACCAAAATTAGATGTGCTGCTGGTCTTTACACTGGGCGTGATCTTAATGCGTGCCGCTGGCTGTGTGATTAATGACTTTGCTGACCGACATGTAGATGGTCATGTAAAGCGCACTGAAAATAGACCGATGGCAGCTGGGCGTATATCAAGTCGCGCTGCGTTAACATTTTTCTTTGCGTTGACCTTGTTAGCTTTCTTGCTTGTTCTGACCATGAATACATTGACTATCATGCTATCGTTTGCGGCAGTCGGCCTTGCTGCATGTTATCCATTTATGAAACGTTATACTCATCTACCTCAGGTAGTACTTGGTATGGCATTTGGTTGGGCTATTCCAATGGGTTTTGCGGCGCAACTTGATACCGTTCCGAGTTATGCCTGGTTATTATTTGTCGCTAATATTTTATGGACAGTGGCTTATGATACGTTATATGCCATGGTCGATCGTGATGATGATTTAAAGATTGGGATTAAATCTACCGCTATTTTATTTGCTGAAAAAGATAAACTGATTGTGGGACTGTTACAGCTATCATCGCTGTTATGTCTTGGTATGTTAGGTTGGTTACTGGTATTGCCAAGCGTGTACTTTATTGGTTTGACTATCGTGGCCGGATTGTTTGTCTATCAACAAACCTTGATTGTTGAGCGCGATAGAGCTTCTTGTTTTAAAGCTTTTTTACATAATAATTATGTGGGTATGGTTATCTTTATAAGCTTGGTTTTAAGTTATTTATAG
- the hldE gene encoding bifunctional D-glycero-beta-D-manno-heptose-7-phosphate kinase/D-glycero-beta-D-manno-heptose 1-phosphate adenylyltransferase HldE yields MEIILPDFNTAKILVVGDVMLDRYWTGDSSRISPEAPVPIVKVGNVEDRPGGAANVALNLAALGAKAKLLGLTGNDEAAQALSGKMNAVDVTCDFLQLEDYPTITKLRVLSRGQQVIRLDFEESVAAVDTQPLVAKTIANLADYSVMIVSDYNKGALVEVQKMIQAAKQQGVKVFVDPKGCDFEKYRGATLLTPNLSEFEAVVGHCKSEQDLVEKGRKLIAEHDFEALLVTRSEKGMTLIRADNDEFHLPALAQEVYDVTGAGDTVISVLAAAVSAGSSLEQACALANAGASVVVAKIGTSTVSPLELANSVYGSHESGFGVLSEEQLKIAVKSAQLRGEDIVMTNGCFDILHAGHVSYLNSARKLGQRLIVAVNSDASVRALKGSSRPINTCDRRMTVLAALGAVDWVVEFTEDTPERLIAKLLPDVLVKGGDYKVEEIAGHKQVLANGGKVNILQFEDGCSTTAIINAIKS; encoded by the coding sequence ATGGAAATCATTTTACCTGACTTTAACACTGCAAAAATATTAGTCGTTGGCGATGTCATGTTAGATCGTTATTGGACTGGCGATTCAAGCCGTATTTCTCCTGAAGCGCCCGTACCTATCGTTAAAGTCGGTAATGTTGAAGACCGCCCTGGTGGTGCAGCGAACGTTGCACTTAACCTTGCTGCTTTAGGTGCTAAGGCTAAACTGCTTGGCTTAACGGGTAATGATGAAGCTGCGCAGGCGTTATCTGGCAAAATGAATGCGGTTGATGTTACTTGTGATTTTTTGCAGTTAGAGGATTATCCAACAATCACTAAATTACGTGTATTAAGCCGTGGTCAGCAAGTTATTCGTTTAGATTTTGAAGAGTCTGTTGCGGCTGTTGATACGCAACCGCTTGTTGCAAAAACGATTGCGAACTTAGCTGATTACTCGGTAATGATCGTATCGGATTATAACAAAGGTGCTTTGGTTGAAGTGCAGAAAATGATCCAAGCAGCGAAGCAACAAGGCGTTAAAGTCTTTGTTGACCCGAAAGGTTGTGACTTTGAAAAATACCGTGGTGCGACATTATTAACGCCGAATTTATCGGAATTTGAAGCGGTTGTTGGTCATTGTAAGAGTGAGCAAGATCTCGTTGAAAAAGGTCGTAAGCTCATTGCTGAGCATGATTTTGAAGCATTATTAGTTACCCGCAGTGAAAAGGGCATGACGTTGATTCGCGCTGATAACGATGAATTTCATCTGCCTGCACTAGCACAAGAAGTGTATGACGTAACCGGAGCTGGTGATACCGTTATTTCGGTTTTAGCGGCGGCTGTTTCTGCTGGCTCCTCGTTAGAACAAGCTTGCGCCCTCGCGAATGCTGGAGCCAGTGTTGTCGTTGCTAAGATAGGTACTTCAACGGTTAGCCCGCTTGAATTGGCTAATTCAGTGTATGGCTCGCACGAAAGTGGCTTTGGGGTATTATCTGAAGAACAGCTGAAAATAGCAGTTAAATCAGCGCAATTACGCGGCGAAGACATTGTCATGACCAATGGCTGTTTTGATATTCTGCATGCTGGCCATGTGTCTTATTTAAATTCTGCACGTAAGTTAGGCCAACGTTTAATTGTTGCTGTTAATTCAGATGCTTCCGTCCGCGCTTTGAAAGGATCTAGTCGTCCAATTAATACTTGTGATCGCCGTATGACGGTATTGGCTGCATTAGGTGCTGTTGATTGGGTGGTTGAATTTACTGAAGACACACCAGAGCGTTTAATCGCTAAGTTATTACCTGATGTATTGGTAAAAGGTGGTGATTATAAAGTTGAAGAGATTGCTGGCCATAAACAAGTGTTAGCAAATGGCGGTAAGGTCAATATTCTCCAATTTGAAGATGGCTGCTCTACGACGGCGATTATTAATGCTATAAAAAGTTAA
- a CDS encoding STAS domain-containing protein, producing MEQAPITMELGEKIDISAISSLKATLDSLPINTEPQLFDARYITHIDSASCQLFYAYAQHLALHNTTLVFLSPSDKFMTVVKALGFETDFNYASM from the coding sequence ATGGAACAAGCCCCCATCACCATGGAACTCGGTGAAAAGATCGATATCTCCGCGATCTCGAGCCTTAAAGCCACGCTTGATTCGTTGCCTATTAATACCGAACCTCAACTTTTCGATGCACGTTACATCACGCATATAGACAGTGCATCTTGCCAACTTTTTTATGCTTATGCTCAACACTTAGCATTACATAATACGACACTGGTGTTTTTATCTCCGTCGGATAAATTTATGACGGTGGTAAAAGCGTTAGGATTTGAAACGGATTTTAATTACGCATCAATGTGA
- the waaA gene encoding lipid IV(A) 3-deoxy-D-manno-octulosonic acid transferase, with product MLSRTLYTTLLYATSPLIFSLLLKTKKGKPPVGDRWKEFVGIAPELKQSQQPIWIHAVSVGEVIAATPIINALQQHYPEQPLLITTTTSTGAERVAALTGNIEHRYFPADYPCAVKQFINRMQPALCLIMETELWPNMLTICEDKNIPTIVVNARLSTKSQEKYQRFQSLFSAPLQKITHILCQDEDDQRRFSSLGLNQAQLSVTGTVKFDIQFSDAIINNGLALRQQLGLQRPVIIASSTHKGEDEIVLAAFEHVKTQHPDAVLILVPRHPERFDDVAALCLKSFPHTQRRSQTKLADDLSHCDIYLGDSMGEMPILLAASDICFMGGSLIGDKVGGHNLLEPAALAKACITGPSYFNFADVTAQLLDCEGVAVVNDAQELANKINTLISEPEMAVTMGKQAKQVVEKNKGALEKIMHTLTHYIDQTINQRNDQTTKQNGTK from the coding sequence ATGCTCAGCCGAACACTCTACACCACGTTACTTTATGCAACTTCACCGTTGATATTTTCGCTGCTATTAAAAACCAAAAAAGGTAAACCACCTGTTGGTGACCGCTGGAAAGAGTTCGTTGGCATCGCACCCGAGTTAAAGCAATCTCAACAACCAATCTGGATCCACGCCGTATCTGTGGGAGAAGTGATTGCAGCAACGCCTATTATCAATGCGCTACAACAACACTATCCTGAACAGCCGTTACTCATCACCACGACAACCAGTACAGGGGCTGAACGCGTAGCAGCCTTAACGGGGAATATTGAGCACAGATACTTCCCAGCTGATTACCCTTGCGCAGTGAAACAATTTATTAATCGCATGCAGCCTGCGCTGTGTTTAATCATGGAAACCGAGCTGTGGCCAAATATGCTCACCATTTGTGAAGATAAAAATATCCCGACCATCGTAGTAAATGCACGATTATCAACGAAATCACAAGAAAAGTATCAGCGTTTTCAATCGCTATTCTCAGCACCACTGCAAAAAATAACCCATATTTTATGCCAAGATGAAGATGACCAGCGCCGCTTTAGCAGTCTAGGATTAAACCAAGCCCAACTATCTGTCACAGGTACGGTAAAATTCGATATTCAATTTTCAGATGCCATCATCAATAACGGGCTCGCACTACGCCAACAGCTTGGCCTGCAGCGCCCTGTTATTATCGCCTCAAGTACACATAAAGGTGAAGATGAGATCGTTCTCGCGGCGTTTGAGCATGTAAAAACACAACACCCAGATGCCGTATTAATATTAGTACCACGCCATCCCGAACGTTTTGATGATGTTGCAGCGCTCTGCTTAAAAAGTTTCCCACATACGCAACGTCGTAGCCAAACCAAGCTAGCAGATGACTTAAGCCATTGCGATATTTACTTGGGCGATAGCATGGGCGAAATGCCAATATTACTCGCGGCAAGTGATATCTGTTTCATGGGCGGTAGTTTAATTGGTGATAAGGTCGGCGGGCATAACTTACTCGAGCCAGCTGCGCTTGCAAAAGCTTGCATCACAGGTCCAAGTTACTTTAATTTTGCTGATGTCACGGCGCAATTACTCGATTGTGAAGGCGTTGCTGTCGTTAATGACGCGCAGGAATTAGCTAACAAAATAAATACACTGATATCAGAACCCGAAATGGCAGTGACAATGGGGAAACAAGCAAAACAGGTCGTCGAAAAAAACAAAGGGGCGTTAGAGAAAATAATGCACACGTTAACGCATTATATTGACCAAACTATTAACCAGCGCAATGACCAAACCACTAAGCAGAACGGTACAAAATAA
- the lexA gene encoding transcriptional repressor LexA codes for MKALTQRQAEVFELVKQHIKNTGMPPTRAEIAKELGFRSPNAAEEHLKALARKGHIEILAGTSRGIRLLVNAEEASNESGLPLIGQVAAGEPILAQEHIEAHYNVDPSMFTPNADFLLRVRGESMRNIGIMDGDLLAVHKTKNISKGQVVVARVDDEVTVKRFEQQGCEILLHPENDEMSTIRVDLNFQSFDIEGVAVGIIRNTDWM; via the coding sequence ATGAAAGCATTGACACAAAGACAAGCAGAAGTATTTGAATTAGTTAAGCAGCATATTAAAAATACCGGCATGCCGCCAACCCGAGCTGAGATTGCGAAGGAACTTGGTTTTCGTTCGCCGAATGCTGCCGAAGAACATTTAAAAGCATTAGCCCGAAAAGGCCACATTGAAATTTTAGCGGGTACCTCTCGCGGTATTCGTTTGTTGGTTAATGCTGAAGAAGCCAGTAATGAGAGTGGATTACCTTTGATCGGTCAGGTTGCCGCTGGTGAGCCAATTTTAGCGCAAGAACATATTGAGGCGCATTATAATGTTGACCCATCAATGTTCACGCCAAACGCTGATTTTTTATTGCGTGTTCGCGGCGAGAGTATGCGCAACATTGGTATTATGGATGGCGATTTATTAGCGGTACATAAAACTAAAAACATCAGTAAAGGCCAAGTTGTTGTGGCACGCGTTGACGATGAAGTAACCGTGAAACGTTTTGAACAACAAGGCTGTGAAATTTTACTGCATCCTGAAAATGATGAAATGAGCACGATACGTGTTGATTTAAACTTCCAAAGCTTTGATATTGAAGGTGTTGCTGTGGGTATTATTCGTAATACTGATTGGATGTAA
- a CDS encoding chorismate lyase: MSDNINNKQMRESRPAHYPIGCDANWLWPTILAENLSASLFDWLVDTGSLTARLKQYCQAFTVEILIEGNYPLSDDEKTKLNLTENIGFVREVLLKLDGIPWVFARSVMPLNALTAPGGELEKLGERSLGTVLFSAPDMQRSEIEIAEFDAHSRVYELASQLTSIPTMSLFGRRSCFLLAGKSLLVSEVFLPDALAYK, encoded by the coding sequence ATGTCAGATAATATAAATAATAAGCAGATGCGTGAATCAAGACCAGCTCATTATCCGATTGGTTGTGATGCTAACTGGCTATGGCCAACTATATTGGCAGAGAATTTGTCTGCTAGCCTTTTTGATTGGTTGGTTGATACAGGCTCGTTAACGGCAAGGTTGAAGCAGTATTGTCAGGCCTTTACGGTCGAAATACTTATTGAAGGCAATTATCCATTATCCGATGATGAAAAAACAAAATTAAACCTAACAGAAAACATTGGCTTCGTACGAGAGGTATTACTAAAACTCGACGGTATTCCTTGGGTATTTGCGCGCAGTGTTATGCCGCTTAATGCCTTAACGGCGCCGGGTGGTGAACTTGAAAAATTGGGTGAACGTTCATTAGGTACGGTGTTATTTAGTGCGCCGGATATGCAGCGTAGTGAAATTGAAATCGCAGAGTTTGATGCTCACAGCCGCGTATATGAATTAGCGAGTCAACTTACCTCAATACCGACAATGTCGTTATTTGGTCGTCGTTCATGCTTTTTATTAGCGGGTAAATCATTATTGGTATCTGAAGTTTTTTTGCCTGACGCACTGGCATATAAATAA
- the glpG gene encoding rhomboid family intramembrane serine protease GlpG, which translates to MIEIGVINNPRMAQAFVDYLAVQKIDAKVAQTDEGFAICLPAMTHVETVSAELDLFLADPYQEKYQAASWDVADSRTASFSYGSGNMLSNFLMHAGKVTLVIFALSLIVFAAMYFSMLTQNEFIFAALHFPYDLSFSSLSEVWRLFTPAIMHFSVLHLVFNLLWWWYLGGLIENKMGSKKLLLLFLVAALIPNIGQFLLSGPNFGGLSGVVYALVGYIWWTGWLAPEQGVSLPKPYIGFMLVWLVLGFFPLFGLNVANAAHVLGLVVGCAQAFVDHKFKSFN; encoded by the coding sequence ATGATCGAGATTGGTGTAATTAATAATCCACGTATGGCGCAGGCCTTTGTTGATTATTTAGCGGTACAAAAAATTGATGCGAAAGTCGCTCAGACCGATGAGGGATTTGCGATTTGTTTACCGGCGATGACACACGTTGAAACGGTGTCAGCAGAACTAGACTTGTTTTTAGCTGACCCTTATCAAGAAAAATACCAGGCGGCATCGTGGGATGTAGCTGACAGCAGAACGGCGAGTTTCAGTTATGGCTCGGGTAATATGCTCAGCAACTTTTTGATGCATGCTGGTAAAGTCACGCTGGTTATTTTTGCCTTGAGTTTGATTGTCTTTGCGGCAATGTACTTTAGCATGTTGACCCAAAATGAATTTATTTTTGCTGCATTGCATTTTCCGTATGATTTAAGTTTCAGTTCATTGAGTGAAGTTTGGCGTTTATTTACCCCAGCTATCATGCATTTTTCAGTGTTACACCTCGTGTTTAATTTATTATGGTGGTGGTACCTTGGTGGCTTGATTGAAAATAAAATGGGCAGTAAGAAATTATTGTTATTGTTTTTAGTTGCCGCGTTAATACCCAATATCGGCCAGTTTTTATTATCCGGACCTAATTTTGGTGGTTTATCGGGTGTGGTTTATGCCTTAGTCGGTTATATTTGGTGGACTGGTTGGTTAGCGCCGGAACAAGGTGTTAGTTTGCCTAAGCCTTATATTGGCTTTATGTTAGTTTGGTTGGTACTTGGCTTTTTCCCACTATTTGGCCTTAATGTTGCCAATGCCGCGCATGTACTTGGCTTAGTTGTCGGTTGTGCCCAAGCGTTTGTAGACCATAAATTTAAATCTTTTAACTAG
- a CDS encoding flagellar basal body-associated FliL family protein, giving the protein MKKLFWLLCMITASLSPTAVSANGDKPVYIYFGLEPDIITNYVSETNKIGFISVSVEFMLADKNSLEVIEKHEPLIRDKIISLLGQQSPQHLRSLTGREEVRKLIQNEVNSLLKQESGKGVIENLLFTKYLLM; this is encoded by the coding sequence ATGAAAAAGCTATTCTGGCTACTATGTATGATCACTGCATCACTTTCACCTACCGCCGTATCAGCAAATGGTGATAAGCCCGTGTATATTTATTTCGGTTTAGAACCTGATATTATTACTAACTATGTCAGTGAAACCAACAAAATTGGCTTTATCAGTGTCTCAGTCGAATTTATGTTGGCAGATAAAAATAGCCTCGAGGTGATTGAAAAACATGAGCCGTTAATCAGAGATAAGATTATCTCATTATTAGGTCAGCAATCACCACAGCATTTACGCTCATTAACAGGGCGAGAGGAAGTTAGAAAGCTTATCCAAAATGAAGTGAATAGCCTACTGAAACAAGAAAGTGGTAAAGGGGTTATTGAAAATCTGTTATTTACCAAATATTTATTAATGTAA
- the glpE gene encoding thiosulfate sulfurtransferase GlpE produces the protein MDSFKHISINEVQQLVSNKGELKIVDIRDPQSFSDAHIEDSLHLTDSVLGNFMQETDFDTPVVVVCYHGRSSQGAAQYLVEQGFEDVYSMDGGFEAWRRECAFVTK, from the coding sequence ATGGATAGTTTTAAACATATTTCAATTAACGAAGTTCAACAATTAGTCAGTAATAAGGGTGAACTGAAAATTGTCGATATTCGCGATCCACAGTCATTTAGCGATGCGCATATCGAAGATTCCTTGCACCTAACTGATTCGGTGTTAGGTAATTTTATGCAAGAAACTGATTTCGATACGCCTGTTGTGGTGGTTTGTTACCATGGTCGTAGTAGCCAGGGTGCTGCGCAATATTTAGTTGAACAAGGTTTTGAAGACGTTTATAGCATGGATGGTGGGTTTGAAGCTTGGCGTCGAGAATGTGCATTTGTAACAAAGTAG